ATTTATATTTGTTAAATCCAATGTTATACAGATTCTAAATCTTGACCCAAGTAGTTTTAAGGGTTGAATGAACAAATACTGAGGAGAATTTTTATGAAAAAGTGCGTTTGGTTTAGAATACATATTTGGTTAATGGTTTTATTGATTATTGGTGTTGGCTGTCAACAAAAAGAGTATCAAGAACAATCAAACCAAAGTAACAATGGAATTGACGTTGAAGAACGCATTCGTGAATTAGGAATCCAATTATACACTCCTGAACCTCCGATTGCGAATTATGTGCGTGCAGTTCAAAGCGGAGACCTGGTATTTTTGGCTGGTCACGGTCCACGAAAACCAGAGGGTGGTTATATCACAGGCAAGGTGGGGAAAGATATCGATATCGAACAAGCAAAAGAAGCTGCCCGTTTGACAGCCATCTCTCTATTATCTTCGCTAAAAGCCGAAATCGGAGATTTAAACCGAGTCAAAAGAATTGTGAGAGTGTTTGGTATGGTGAATTGTGATGAATCCTTTACAGAGCAACCACAAGTGATTAATGGCTGTTCAGATTTATTGGTAGAAATATTTGGTGAGTCCGGCAAGCATGCCAGGGCGGCCGTGGGAATGATCTCTTTGCCTATAAATATTTCCGTAGAGATAGAAATGATCGTAGAATTAAAAAGGGATTGATTTTATTATGGAAGAGAATCAATCAAAAATTAATTTTCGTTGGGCTGCGCTTCTTGCCCGCTGGTTATTAGGGCTATTATTTTTTATGGCCGGGTGGATGAAAGTATTCGAGATGGGAGCCGTTGAACATGCTCGACAATTATTTGTCGAAGGCTACAAGGACTCTTGGATACCTGTTTGGCTGCTGTGGGTTTTTGGTTTTACTATTCCTTTTGTAGAGTTAATTTCAGGCGGATTATTGCTAATAGGATTTCGGATTCGGGAAGCCCTTATCACACTTGTAATGGTTCTGGTCATCGTCACCTATGGCCATTTACTTGAAAACCCATTTTATGATGTGACGACTCATATCCTTCCCAGGGCCTTACTGGTTGTATTTCTATTTATGATACCCCAAAACTCAGAACCGTGGACAATTGATACATGGTTGAGTAAGCGAAAATTTCAACAATAATTTAGGAAAAATATGCTGGCAATGTTCTTTCATTTCATTGTCTTGGGACTTTTAATGTTTGTTTTTGATTTTGTTTTACTAAAAATCAGAAAGAGAATACTCATTTCATCCTATATGGTGAGTGGTGTAACTGCCGGGGTAATTATAGGTTTATCCATACAAGAAACATATATAGAGGGAATCCCAGGTATTTTGTTTCCGTTGATACTCAGTTTGACCGGTAGTTTATTCTTGTATATTGTTAATGTAAAGGATCTCTCCAAAAAGCTGGTGTTCCGGTTGTTTGGAACAATCATCCTAGGTTTCTCCACAGGGCTTGGTTCTTTTTTGCTGGTTTTTTTGATGCGACTGTTTCAATTTGACCCTTTCCCTATGAACTTGAATCAGGACAATTTTTTTATCAACCTCTTATTAAATGGATTCCTGCTTCAGTTTGGATATGCTTTTTCAGGACGAATCTCACAAAGTCTCTTTCGATCCGGTGGCCGCTAAAACGTTATTTGATTTCCTTACCTATGAAACAATATGATAGGTTGCAAAAAATAATTTCTTAGCGGTTAAAAGAAATAATTTGTAATCTTATTCGGCTTACTATAAATTGATCAGATAATCATATTATTTCGATACAGATATCCTTTAATATCTATTTAAATTCAATTTATTTGAGAGGTAAACCATTGATAAGCTAAAATCCTTTCTAGTTTGTTTATGCACATTTAGCATACCATTTACCATTGGCTTTGCCAATGATATCTCTCTCCTTGCGCCCGATGGCACAACAGTTGAAATTACACGAGATGAATATGGCGTCCCCCATA
This genomic interval from candidate division KSB1 bacterium contains the following:
- a CDS encoding DoxX family membrane protein, which translates into the protein MEENQSKINFRWAALLARWLLGLLFFMAGWMKVFEMGAVEHARQLFVEGYKDSWIPVWLLWVFGFTIPFVELISGGLLLIGFRIREALITLVMVLVIVTYGHLLENPFYDVTTHILPRALLVVFLFMIPQNSEPWTIDTWLSKRKFQQ
- a CDS encoding RidA family protein, whose product is MVLLIIGVGCQQKEYQEQSNQSNNGIDVEERIRELGIQLYTPEPPIANYVRAVQSGDLVFLAGHGPRKPEGGYITGKVGKDIDIEQAKEAARLTAISLLSSLKAEIGDLNRVKRIVRVFGMVNCDESFTEQPQVINGCSDLLVEIFGESGKHARAAVGMISLPINISVEIEMIVELKRD